One genomic window of Monodelphis domestica isolate mMonDom1 chromosome 1, mMonDom1.pri, whole genome shotgun sequence includes the following:
- the CRIPT gene encoding cysteine-rich PDZ-binding protein, with amino-acid sequence MVCEKCEKKLGTVITPDTWKDGARNTTESGGRKLNENKALTSKKARFDPYGKNKFSTCRICKSSVHQPGSHYCQGCAYKKGICSMCGKKVLDTKNYKQTSV; translated from the exons GTGAAAAAAAACTTGGTACAGTTATTACTCCAGATACTTGGAAGGATGGAGCAAGGAACACTACAG AAAGTGGtggaaggaaattaaatgaaaacaaagctTTGACTTCAAAGAAAGCAAG ATTTGACCCATATGGAAAGAATAAATTCTCCACTTGCAGAATTTGTAAAAGTTCTGTGCATCAGCCAGGTTCTCATTATTGCCAAGGCTGTGCTTACAAAAAAG gcATCTGCTCAATGTGTGGGAAAAAGGTTTTGGATACCAAGAACTACAAGCAAACATCTGTTTAG